Proteins from one Spirochaetaceae bacterium genomic window:
- the lexA gene encoding transcriptional repressor LexA — protein sequence MRGLTVRQREVLDFINGYIEHHRYPPAIRELAEHFSISIRGAYDHLKALRKKGYVRSAEGRPRSLEVLDDGSDERRHRLVRIPLLGRVAAGAPVFAEDNVVDTIAVSEELLGSGTCFALRVRGDSMCDAGILDGDIAIVRRQEHADNGDIVVAMIEEEATLKRFFLESNRIRLQAENAAYPPIFTQNLRILGKLRAVQRTY from the coding sequence GTGCGCGGGTTGACGGTGCGCCAGCGCGAGGTGCTGGATTTCATCAACGGCTACATCGAACATCACCGCTACCCGCCCGCGATTCGTGAGCTTGCCGAGCACTTTTCCATTTCCATTCGCGGCGCATACGACCATCTGAAGGCGCTCCGGAAGAAAGGCTACGTGCGTTCGGCCGAAGGACGGCCGCGCTCGCTCGAGGTGCTCGACGACGGCTCGGACGAGCGCCGGCACCGCCTGGTGCGCATCCCGCTGCTCGGCCGAGTCGCCGCCGGCGCGCCGGTGTTTGCCGAGGACAACGTCGTGGATACCATCGCCGTATCGGAGGAACTGCTTGGGTCGGGTACCTGCTTCGCCCTGCGCGTGCGCGGCGACAGCATGTGCGATGCCGGTATTCTCGACGGCGACATCGCCATCGTTCGGCGCCAGGAGCACGCCGACAACGGCGACATCGTGGTGGCGATGATCGAGGAGGAGGCGACCCTCAAGCGGTTCTTTCTCGAGAGCAACCGTATTCGGCTGCAGGCGGAGAACGCCGCCTATCCACCGATCTTTACCCAGAACCTGCGCATTCTCGGCAAGCTGCGCGCCGTGCAGCGCACCTATTAG